In one Melaminivora jejuensis genomic region, the following are encoded:
- the fusA gene encoding elongation factor G has translation MARKTPLERYRNIGISAHIDAGKTTTSERILFYTGVTHKLGETHEGSATTDWMEQEQERGITITSSAVTCFWKGMDLKRPEHRINIIDTPGHVDFTIEVERSMRVLDGAVMVYCAVGGVQPQSETVWRQANKHKVPRLAFVNKMDRTGANFFKVVEQMKLRLNANPVPIVVPIGAEDNFQGVVDLIKMKSIIWDEASQGMKFEYGDIPANLVDTANEWREKMVESAAEASEELMNKYLEEGELSEEDIIAGLRQRTIATEIQPMLCGSAFKNKGVQRMLDAVLDLLPAPTDIPDVAGTDPDDEEKKLTRKADDNEKFSALAFKLMTDPFVGQLTFVRVYSGVLSKGDTVYNAVKGKKERIGRIVQMHANERQEIDEIRAGDIAACVGLKEVTTGDTLCDLDAHIMLEKMVFPEPVIAQAVEPKTKADQEKMGIALSRLASEDPSFRVRTDEESGQTIIAGMGELHLDIIVDRMKREFNVEANVGKPQVAYRETVRSTVKDVDGKFVRQSGGKGQYGHVVFRLEPNEPGKGFEFLDEIKGGVVPREYIPAVQKGVEEALTAGVLAGYPVVDVKVALTFGSYHDVDSSEQAFKMAAIFGFKEAAKKANPVILEPMMAVEVETPEDYAGTVMGDLSSRRGMVQGMDDMVGGGKAIKAEVPLSEMFGYATQLRSMTQGRATYTMEFKHYAEAPRNVAEAIMAARTK, from the coding sequence ATGGCACGCAAAACCCCCCTGGAGCGCTACCGCAACATCGGCATCTCGGCGCACATCGACGCCGGCAAGACGACCACGTCCGAGCGCATCCTGTTCTACACCGGCGTGACCCACAAGCTGGGCGAGACGCACGAAGGCTCTGCCACCACCGACTGGATGGAGCAGGAGCAAGAGCGCGGCATCACGATCACGTCGTCTGCCGTGACCTGCTTCTGGAAGGGCATGGATCTCAAGCGCCCCGAGCACCGCATCAACATCATCGACACCCCCGGCCACGTGGACTTCACCATTGAAGTCGAGCGCTCCATGCGCGTGCTGGATGGCGCCGTGATGGTGTACTGCGCCGTGGGCGGCGTGCAGCCGCAGTCCGAGACCGTCTGGCGCCAGGCCAACAAGCACAAGGTGCCGCGCCTGGCCTTCGTCAACAAGATGGATCGCACCGGCGCCAATTTCTTCAAGGTCGTCGAGCAGATGAAGCTGCGCCTGAACGCCAACCCGGTGCCCATCGTGGTGCCGATCGGCGCCGAGGACAACTTCCAGGGCGTGGTCGATCTGATCAAGATGAAGTCCATCATCTGGGACGAAGCCTCGCAAGGCATGAAGTTCGAGTACGGCGACATCCCGGCCAACCTGGTGGACACCGCCAACGAATGGCGCGAGAAGATGGTCGAGTCGGCTGCCGAGGCCTCGGAAGAGCTGATGAACAAGTACCTGGAGGAGGGCGAGCTGTCCGAGGAGGACATCATCGCCGGCCTGCGCCAGCGCACCATCGCCACCGAGATCCAGCCCATGCTGTGCGGCTCGGCCTTCAAGAACAAGGGCGTGCAGCGGATGCTGGACGCGGTGCTGGATCTGCTGCCCGCACCCACCGACATCCCTGACGTGGCCGGCACCGATCCCGACGACGAGGAAAAGAAGCTCACGCGCAAGGCCGACGACAACGAGAAGTTCTCGGCGCTGGCGTTCAAGCTGATGACCGACCCCTTTGTCGGCCAGCTGACCTTCGTGCGTGTCTATTCGGGCGTGCTGTCCAAGGGCGACACCGTGTACAACGCCGTCAAGGGCAAGAAGGAGCGTATTGGCCGCATCGTGCAGATGCACGCCAACGAACGTCAGGAAATCGACGAGATCCGCGCCGGCGACATCGCTGCCTGCGTGGGCCTCAAGGAAGTGACCACGGGCGACACGCTGTGCGACCTGGACGCGCACATCATGCTCGAGAAGATGGTCTTCCCCGAGCCGGTGATTGCCCAGGCCGTCGAGCCCAAGACCAAGGCCGACCAGGAAAAGATGGGCATCGCCCTGTCGCGCCTGGCCTCCGAGGATCCGTCCTTCCGCGTGCGCACCGACGAGGAGTCGGGCCAGACCATCATCGCCGGCATGGGCGAGCTGCACCTGGACATCATCGTGGATCGCATGAAGCGCGAGTTCAACGTCGAGGCCAACGTCGGCAAGCCCCAGGTGGCCTACCGCGAAACCGTGCGCTCCACCGTCAAGGACGTGGACGGCAAGTTCGTGCGCCAGTCGGGCGGCAAGGGCCAGTACGGCCACGTGGTGTTCCGCCTGGAGCCCAACGAGCCGGGCAAGGGCTTCGAGTTCCTGGACGAGATCAAGGGCGGCGTGGTGCCGCGCGAGTACATCCCTGCTGTGCAAAAGGGTGTGGAAGAGGCGCTCACCGCTGGCGTGCTGGCCGGCTACCCGGTGGTGGACGTGAAGGTCGCGCTGACTTTCGGCTCCTACCACGACGTGGACTCGTCCGAGCAGGCATTCAAGATGGCCGCTATCTTCGGTTTCAAGGAAGCTGCCAAGAAGGCCAATCCGGTCATCCTGGAGCCCATGATGGCCGTGGAAGTCGAAACCCCCGAGGACTACGCCGGCACGGTCATGGGCGACCTGTCCAGCCGCCGCGGCATGGTGCAGGGCATGGACGACATGGTCGGCGGCGGCAAGGCCATCAAGGCCGAGGTGCCGCTGTCGGAAATGTTCGGCTACGCCACGCAGCTGCGCTCCATGACCCAGGGCCGCGCCACGTACACCATGGAGTTCAAGCACTACGCCGAAGCTCCGCGCAACGTCGCCGAGGCCATCATGGCCGCACGCACCAAGTAA
- the rpsG gene encoding 30S ribosomal protein S7: MPRRREVPKREILPDPKFGNVELSKFMNVIMEGGKKAVAERIIYGALELVEKKQPEKDPLEVFLTAINNIKPMVEVKSRRVGGANYQVPVEVRPVRRLALSMRWLKEAARKRGEKSMAQRLANELMEANEGRGGAMKRRDEVHRMAEANKAFSHFRF; encoded by the coding sequence ATGCCACGTCGTCGCGAAGTCCCCAAACGTGAAATCCTGCCGGATCCGAAGTTCGGCAACGTCGAGCTGTCCAAGTTCATGAACGTGATCATGGAAGGCGGCAAGAAGGCCGTTGCAGAGCGCATCATCTATGGCGCCCTGGAACTGGTCGAGAAAAAGCAACCCGAGAAGGATCCCCTGGAGGTGTTCCTGACGGCCATCAACAACATCAAGCCGATGGTCGAAGTGAAGTCGCGCCGCGTGGGCGGTGCCAACTACCAGGTGCCCGTGGAAGTGCGCCCGGTGCGCCGCCTGGCGCTGTCCATGCGCTGGCTCAAGGAAGCCGCCCGCAAGCGCGGCGAGAAGTCCATGGCCCAGCGCCTGGCCAATGAGCTGATGGAGGCCAACGAAGGCCGTGGCGGCGCCATGAAGCGCCGCGACGAGGTACACCGCATGGCCGAGGCCAACAAGGCCTTCAGCCACTTCCGCTTCTAA
- the rpsL gene encoding 30S ribosomal protein S12 yields MPTINQLVRQGRTVEVVKSKSPAMENCPQRRGVCTRVYTTTPKKPNSALRKVAKVRLTNGFEVISYIGGEGHNLQEHSVVLVRGGRVKDLPGVRYHIVRGSLDLQGVKDRKQSRSKYGAKRPKAK; encoded by the coding sequence ATGCCAACCATCAATCAGCTCGTGCGCCAAGGCCGCACGGTCGAAGTTGTCAAATCCAAGAGCCCGGCCATGGAGAACTGCCCCCAGCGCCGTGGCGTGTGTACCCGTGTGTACACCACGACCCCCAAGAAGCCCAACTCGGCCCTGCGCAAGGTTGCCAAGGTGCGCCTGACCAACGGCTTCGAGGTCATCTCCTACATCGGTGGCGAAGGCCACAACCTGCAGGAGCACAGCGTGGTGCTGGTGCGCGGCGGCCGGGTCAAGGACTTGCCCGGTGTGCGCTACCACATCGTGCGCGGTTCGCTCGACCTGCAAGGCGTCAAGGATCGCAAGCAGTCGCGCTCCAAGTACGGCGCCAAGCGTCCGAAGGCCAAGTAA
- the bcsG gene encoding cellulose biosynthesis protein BcsG — protein MGGWSLYFLAKLGLYYLGAIDFGWIENLLFAAFLLWPPRWPWLRLARRWLAWPLALWLLYEDSLLPGPARLLDGLAALSGFSGAYLWELAARLVNPWALLALAAAGAAYVLLARWVPFALVALLGILSVPVAAQYQAGGAGAAAARGGAPATDPQSRLHAFYQDESRRKLELPQSGATKPDFDIVVLHVCSLAWADLEAAGERNHPLFERFDVLFTRFNSAAAYSGPAVLRLLYGACGQVRHGQLYRGAPRECQIFPVLEQAGFRTAGLLNHDGAFDNFSKLLEYRGGLHGKVQVSRQAPVHMHGFDGSPVHDDYAALSGWWRQQQSQGGQPAALYYNTISLHDGNRLSSGGGRSSLESYKPRLRKLLGDFERFIAQLEASGRPVVLVMLPEHGMALQGGGMGQFSGVREIPEPRITLGPAALKLIGLPKARQPGSPLVVSQPTSYFDVNSLLADLVADSPFKAQGAALQGRLARVGNTPFVAENEGMVVMQDASGGYLMRNEQGRWKPQAF, from the coding sequence ATGGGCGGCTGGAGCCTGTATTTCCTGGCCAAGCTGGGCCTGTACTACCTGGGCGCCATCGACTTCGGCTGGATCGAGAACCTGCTGTTTGCCGCCTTCCTGCTTTGGCCGCCCCGGTGGCCGTGGCTGCGCCTGGCCCGGCGCTGGCTGGCCTGGCCGCTGGCCCTGTGGCTGCTCTATGAAGATTCCCTGCTGCCCGGGCCGGCGCGGCTGCTGGACGGCCTGGCCGCCCTCAGCGGCTTCAGCGGCGCCTATCTCTGGGAGCTGGCAGCGCGGCTCGTCAACCCGTGGGCGCTGCTGGCGCTGGCAGCGGCGGGCGCCGCCTATGTGCTGCTGGCGCGCTGGGTGCCCTTCGCCCTGGTGGCCCTGCTGGGCATTCTGAGCGTGCCGGTGGCCGCGCAATACCAGGCTGGGGGGGCCGGCGCGGCAGCCGCCCGGGGCGGTGCGCCGGCCACTGATCCGCAAAGCCGGCTGCACGCCTTTTATCAGGATGAATCCCGGCGCAAGCTGGAGCTGCCGCAAAGTGGTGCAACCAAGCCGGACTTCGACATCGTCGTCCTGCACGTGTGCTCGCTGGCCTGGGCTGACCTGGAAGCTGCGGGTGAGCGCAACCACCCGCTGTTCGAGCGCTTCGATGTGCTGTTCACCCGCTTCAACAGCGCCGCTGCCTACAGCGGCCCGGCGGTGCTGCGGCTGCTGTACGGCGCCTGCGGGCAGGTGCGGCACGGGCAGCTCTACCGTGGCGCGCCGCGCGAGTGCCAGATTTTCCCGGTGCTGGAGCAGGCCGGCTTCAGGACTGCGGGCCTGCTCAACCACGACGGCGCCTTCGACAATTTTTCCAAACTGCTGGAGTACCGGGGCGGGCTGCACGGCAAGGTTCAGGTCAGCCGCCAGGCGCCGGTACACATGCACGGCTTCGATGGCTCGCCCGTTCACGACGACTACGCTGCGCTCTCCGGCTGGTGGCGCCAGCAGCAAAGCCAGGGCGGACAGCCTGCTGCGCTGTACTACAACACCATCTCGCTGCACGATGGCAACCGCCTGTCCAGTGGCGGCGGGCGCAGCAGCCTGGAGTCGTACAAGCCACGGCTGCGCAAGCTGCTGGGCGACTTCGAGCGCTTCATCGCCCAGCTCGAAGCCAGTGGCCGCCCGGTCGTGCTGGTCATGCTGCCCGAGCACGGCATGGCGTTGCAGGGCGGCGGCATGGGCCAGTTCTCCGGCGTGCGCGAGATACCCGAGCCGCGCATCACGCTGGGGCCGGCGGCGCTCAAGCTGATCGGCCTGCCCAAAGCACGGCAGCCTGGCAGCCCTCTTGTCGTGAGCCAGCCGACCAGTTATTTCGACGTGAACAGCCTGCTGGCCGACCTGGTGGCCGACAGCCCTTTCAAGGCCCAGGGCGCGGCATTGCAGGGGCGCCTGGCGCGCGTCGGCAACACGCCCTTCGTTGCGGAAAACGAGGGCATGGTCGTGATGCAGGATGCATCCGGCGGCTATCTGATGAGAAACGAGCAGGGGCGCTGGAAGCCCCAGGCTTTCTGA
- a CDS encoding D-alanyl-D-alanine carboxypeptidase family protein, translating into MPSALSLLRNLLCVLILAPAVLWAQAPQPPEIAARNYLLVDVTADQVLAAKDIDAPVEQASLTKLMTGYLVFDALRAKKITLEQRLPVSERAWKMPGSRMFIDPKMQVPVDDLLKGMIVQSGNDATVALAEGVGGTVENFVRLMNEQAKAFGMTGTQYKNPEGLTEAGHTTTARDLATLSRRLMQDFPEYMHYYSTKQYRYEGTPASNSNNRNTLLFRDPTVDGLKTGHTQAAGYCLVATSRRDFPQAGQRRLLSIVLGAASENARANESQKLLNWGYTAFDAVKLFDAGQPAATPVVWKGTQGTVKIGRTEPIVVTVPSGSAGKITTTVVRQDPLIAPFTKGQSVGALKVTLGEQQIAEVPLVALEDVGQAGFFGRAWDAIRLWIK; encoded by the coding sequence ATGCCCTCTGCCCTGTCCCTGCTGCGAAATCTTCTGTGCGTCCTGATCCTGGCCCCGGCCGTCCTGTGGGCCCAGGCGCCCCAGCCACCGGAAATCGCCGCGCGCAACTATCTGCTGGTGGACGTGACGGCCGATCAGGTGCTGGCCGCCAAGGACATCGACGCGCCGGTGGAGCAGGCGTCGCTCACCAAGCTGATGACCGGCTATCTGGTCTTCGACGCCCTGCGGGCCAAGAAGATCACGCTGGAGCAGCGCCTGCCGGTGAGCGAGCGCGCCTGGAAGATGCCCGGCTCGCGCATGTTCATCGACCCCAAGATGCAGGTGCCGGTCGATGATTTGCTCAAGGGCATGATCGTGCAGTCGGGCAACGATGCCACGGTGGCCCTGGCCGAAGGCGTGGGCGGCACGGTGGAAAACTTCGTGCGCCTGATGAACGAGCAGGCCAAGGCCTTCGGCATGACCGGCACGCAGTACAAGAACCCGGAAGGCCTGACCGAGGCTGGCCACACCACCACGGCACGCGACCTGGCCACGCTGTCGCGTCGGCTGATGCAGGACTTCCCCGAGTACATGCACTACTACTCGACCAAGCAGTACCGCTACGAGGGCACGCCGGCCTCCAACAGCAACAACCGCAATACGCTGCTGTTTCGCGACCCCACGGTCGATGGCCTGAAGACCGGCCACACCCAGGCGGCCGGCTATTGCCTGGTGGCCACGTCCAGGCGTGATTTTCCGCAGGCCGGCCAGCGGCGCCTGCTGTCCATCGTGCTGGGTGCGGCCAGCGAAAACGCCCGTGCCAACGAAAGCCAGAAGCTGCTGAACTGGGGCTACACAGCGTTCGATGCCGTCAAGCTGTTCGACGCCGGCCAGCCGGCAGCCACCCCGGTCGTCTGGAAGGGCACGCAGGGTACCGTGAAGATTGGCCGCACCGAGCCCATCGTGGTCACCGTGCCTTCGGGCAGCGCCGGCAAGATCACCACCACCGTGGTGCGCCAGGATCCGCTGATCGCGCCCTTCACCAAGGGCCAGAGCGTGGGCGCGCTCAAGGTCACCCTGGGCGAGCAGCAGATCGCCGAAGTGCCGCTGGTGGCGCTGGAGGACGTCGGCCAGGCGGGCTTTTTTGGTCGCGCCTGGGATGCCATCCGGCTGTGGATCAAGTAA
- a CDS encoding alpha/beta hydrolase, whose translation MNAQTERLSLAGPAGAIEALRDAPPAGVAARGVAVIAHPHPLFGGTMDNKVVQTLARACVACGWTALRFNFRGVGGTAGSHDDGRGELDDMLAVVQQAAPEGPIALAGFSFGAFVASHALARLWGVRQVERAILVGTAASRFEVAELPADAHLATLVIHGEHDETVPLASVMDWARPQQLPVTVVPGGGHFFHGQLPLLKNLAMRHLQAALP comes from the coding sequence ATGAATGCACAGACCGAGCGCCTGAGCCTGGCCGGGCCAGCTGGCGCCATCGAGGCGCTGCGCGATGCGCCGCCTGCCGGCGTGGCCGCGCGCGGCGTGGCCGTGATCGCCCATCCGCATCCGCTGTTCGGCGGCACCATGGACAACAAGGTGGTGCAGACCCTGGCGCGCGCCTGCGTCGCCTGCGGCTGGACGGCGCTGCGCTTCAACTTCCGCGGCGTGGGGGGCACGGCGGGCAGCCATGACGACGGGCGCGGCGAGCTCGACGACATGCTGGCCGTAGTGCAGCAGGCCGCGCCCGAGGGGCCGATCGCACTGGCCGGTTTTTCCTTCGGCGCCTTCGTGGCCAGCCATGCGCTGGCGCGGCTGTGGGGCGTACGGCAGGTCGAGCGCGCGATCCTGGTCGGCACGGCAGCCAGCCGCTTCGAGGTGGCCGAGCTGCCAGCGGACGCGCACCTGGCCACCCTGGTCATCCACGGCGAACATGATGAAACCGTGCCGCTGGCCTCGGTCATGGACTGGGCGCGGCCCCAGCAACTCCCGGTTACGGTTGTGCCCGGAGGCGGCCATTTCTTTCACGGACAATTGCCGCTGCTGAAAAATCTGGCCATGCGCCACCTGCAAGCGGCCCTGCCGTGA
- a CDS encoding (2Fe-2S) ferredoxin domain-containing protein, which translates to MNTGTPSYFQRHIFFCLNERAAPEACCAAHGAQQAFEYCKKQVKALALAGPGKVRVNKAGCLDRCSGAPVVVVYPEGVWYTYVDNDDIDEIIDTHLLGGQVVERLLLAPDVGR; encoded by the coding sequence ATGAACACCGGCACCCCCTCCTACTTCCAGCGCCACATTTTTTTCTGTCTCAACGAGCGCGCTGCGCCCGAGGCCTGCTGCGCCGCGCACGGCGCGCAGCAGGCTTTCGAGTACTGCAAGAAACAGGTCAAGGCACTGGCCCTGGCCGGCCCGGGCAAGGTGCGCGTGAACAAGGCCGGCTGCCTGGATCGCTGCTCGGGCGCCCCTGTCGTCGTGGTCTATCCCGAGGGCGTCTGGTACACCTATGTGGACAACGATGACATCGACGAGATCATCGACACCCACCTGCTGGGCGGGCAGGTCGTCGAGCGGCTACTGCTGGCGCCGGATGTGGGCCGTTGA
- a CDS encoding VanZ family protein, which yields MHKTSAWPLALIYVALIVFASLFPFEGWRAQGISPWVFLTARIPPPYWTWFDVNINIAGYAPLGFLLALACLRSGWPRAAVPVAAASGALLSLSMEFLQIYLPRRVPSNLDLALNAAGALLGALAAALLERLGAIARWSRFRQQWFVPDARGALVLLALWPWALLFPAALPFGLGQVWQRLEDALVELLQGTPFLEWLPLREAPLVQMSRGGEMLAVALGLLIPCLLGYCAVRHVGRRALLAAGAAAIGVAVTALSASLSWGPMHAWEWLTPAAGVGIVLGLALALALVALPRRACAAVLLVVLMLHLELLNDAPPNAYFAQTLQAWEQGRFLRFYGLGQWLDWLWPHAALVYVLALVSRRERRPEALSESPAHDGSA from the coding sequence GTGCACAAGACTTCGGCCTGGCCGCTGGCGCTGATCTATGTCGCGCTGATCGTCTTTGCCAGCTTGTTTCCCTTCGAGGGCTGGCGTGCGCAAGGCATCTCGCCCTGGGTGTTCCTGACGGCGCGCATCCCGCCGCCGTACTGGACGTGGTTCGACGTCAACATCAACATCGCCGGCTACGCGCCGCTGGGCTTTCTGCTGGCGCTGGCCTGCCTGCGCTCGGGCTGGCCGCGCGCAGCCGTGCCGGTGGCGGCGGCGAGCGGCGCGCTGCTGTCGCTGTCCATGGAGTTTCTGCAGATCTACCTGCCCCGGCGCGTGCCGTCCAACCTGGATCTGGCGCTCAACGCCGCTGGCGCGCTGCTGGGCGCGCTGGCTGCGGCGCTGCTGGAGCGCCTGGGCGCCATCGCCCGCTGGAGCCGCTTTCGCCAGCAGTGGTTCGTGCCCGATGCGCGCGGCGCCCTGGTGCTGCTGGCGCTATGGCCCTGGGCGCTGTTGTTTCCGGCGGCGCTGCCCTTCGGCCTGGGCCAGGTCTGGCAGCGGCTCGAAGATGCCCTGGTCGAGCTGCTGCAGGGCACGCCCTTCCTGGAGTGGCTGCCCCTGCGCGAGGCGCCTTTGGTGCAGATGTCGCGCGGCGGCGAGATGCTGGCGGTGGCGCTGGGCCTGCTCATCCCCTGCCTGCTGGGCTACTGCGCCGTGCGCCATGTGGGCCGGCGCGCGCTGCTGGCAGCGGGCGCAGCAGCCATCGGCGTGGCGGTGACGGCGCTGTCGGCCAGCCTGAGCTGGGGGCCGATGCACGCCTGGGAGTGGCTCACGCCGGCGGCGGGCGTTGGCATCGTACTGGGCCTGGCGCTGGCCCTGGCGCTGGTGGCGCTGCCACGGCGGGCCTGCGCCGCTGTGTTGCTGGTGGTGCTGATGTTGCACCTGGAGCTGCTCAACGATGCGCCGCCCAACGCTTATTTCGCCCAGACTCTGCAGGCCTGGGAGCAGGGGCGCTTTCTGCGCTTCTACGGCCTGGGGCAGTGGCTGGACTGGCTGTGGCCGCACGCTGCGCTGGTCTATGTGCTGGCGCTGGTGTCGCGCCGGGAGCGCCGCCCCGAAGCTCTGTCCGAAAGTCCGGCGCATGACGGGTCTGCATGA
- a CDS encoding CopD family protein: MLWVKAFHIVFIASWFAGLFYLPRIYVNLAMTEPGSIAERERLLLMARKLLRFTTLLALPAIGLGLWLWLGYGIGMGPGNGWLHAKLALVLVIVGYHHACARLLKRFIDGSSRRSHVWLRWFNEVPVLLLVVVVVLVVVKPF; encoded by the coding sequence ATGCTCTGGGTCAAGGCTTTCCACATCGTCTTCATCGCTTCCTGGTTTGCCGGCCTGTTCTACCTGCCGCGCATCTACGTCAACCTGGCCATGACCGAACCCGGCTCGATTGCCGAGCGCGAGCGGCTGCTGCTGATGGCGCGCAAGCTGCTGCGCTTCACCACCTTGCTGGCGCTGCCGGCCATCGGCCTGGGCCTGTGGCTGTGGCTGGGCTACGGCATCGGCATGGGGCCGGGCAATGGCTGGCTGCACGCCAAGCTGGCGCTGGTGCTGGTCATCGTGGGCTACCACCACGCCTGCGCGCGGCTGCTGAAGCGGTTCATTGACGGCAGCAGCCGGCGCAGCCATGTGTGGCTGCGCTGGTTCAACGAAGTGCCGGTGTTGCTGCTGGTGGTCGTGGTGGTGCTGGTCGTGGTCAAGCCGTTCTGA
- the hemB gene encoding porphobilinogen synthase, protein MHLSSPTPFPAQRPRRLRRDAFTRNLVREHQLSPHDFIYPVFVHEGQQRRVPVASMPGVERLSIDLLLPVAEECVRLGIPYLALFPSIDGTLKTPDGQESLNPDGLIPRTIRALKKEFPELGVMTDVALDPYTSHGQDGLIDEAGYILNDETVELLVGQALAHAEAGVDMVAPSDMMDGRIGAIRDALEAHGHIHTRIMAYSAKYASSFYGPFRDAVGSAANLGASNKNVYQMDPANTDEALREVALDLAEGADMVMVKPGMPYLDVLRRVKDEFHVPTFAYQVSGEYAMLKAASANGWLDHDKTMMEALLAFKRAGADGVLTYFALEAARLLQK, encoded by the coding sequence ATGCACCTGTCCAGCCCCACCCCCTTCCCCGCCCAGCGCCCGCGCCGCCTGCGCCGCGACGCCTTCACCCGCAACCTGGTGCGCGAGCATCAACTGTCGCCGCACGACTTCATCTACCCGGTCTTCGTCCATGAGGGCCAGCAGCGGCGCGTGCCGGTGGCGTCCATGCCCGGCGTCGAGCGCCTGAGCATCGACCTGCTGCTGCCCGTGGCCGAGGAGTGCGTACGCCTGGGCATCCCCTACCTGGCGCTGTTCCCGTCCATCGACGGCACGCTCAAGACGCCCGACGGCCAGGAATCGCTCAACCCGGACGGCCTGATCCCGCGCACCATCCGCGCGCTGAAAAAGGAATTCCCCGAGCTGGGCGTCATGACCGACGTGGCGCTCGACCCCTACACCAGCCACGGCCAGGACGGCCTGATCGACGAGGCCGGCTACATCCTCAACGACGAGACCGTGGAGCTGCTGGTCGGCCAGGCGCTGGCGCACGCCGAGGCCGGCGTGGACATGGTCGCGCCCAGCGACATGATGGACGGGCGCATCGGCGCCATTCGGGACGCCCTGGAGGCGCACGGCCACATCCACACCCGCATCATGGCCTACAGCGCCAAGTACGCCAGCAGCTTCTACGGGCCGTTTCGCGACGCCGTCGGCTCGGCCGCCAACCTGGGCGCGAGCAACAAGAACGTCTATCAGATGGATCCGGCCAACACCGACGAGGCGCTGCGCGAGGTGGCGCTGGATCTGGCCGAAGGCGCCGACATGGTCATGGTCAAGCCCGGAATGCCGTACCTGGACGTGCTGCGCCGCGTCAAGGACGAGTTCCACGTACCGACTTTCGCCTACCAGGTCTCGGGCGAATACGCCATGCTGAAAGCGGCATCGGCCAACGGCTGGCTGGATCACGACAAAACCATGATGGAGGCGCTGCTGGCCTTCAAGCGCGCGGGTGCCGACGGCGTGCTGACCTACTTTGCCCTGGAAGCCGCCCGTCTGCTGCAAAAATAA
- a CDS encoding magnesium transporter CorA family protein: protein MTTKTIPAAAAATPAPIRIFHIQPGAGATELDALPAQPPPVGFYWVACTRAALQQELARLQAMIQTVTGLQLVDLHVTDLLSTQLPSHYDYTSQYDLLVMRQLAATEGQAEAPLPRTARGGPPVLRRIDTSPVALVVFDALLLSVHPHDCTVRDSYARRLTAPPPPAPPPLDADAAEAAADTLVCELSTGAPVAGVRLPGSTADLMLRLVNQIVDNYLELRRDLSRQLDHWQVALLNPRGRFNHWRSLMVARLALHHLADICEDQRAALQAWSSALDGGRMACDDGLAQRELELLKVRSRDVLEHIARVAQHVRRLEQSTEAAVQMHFSVQNNRTNDIMRVLTVLTAVFLPLNLIAGIFGMNFEVLPFVELHNGFWGALLAMLLIAAALTAYFWRNRYLAQTDVER from the coding sequence TTGACCACCAAAACCATCCCCGCTGCTGCCGCCGCCACCCCAGCGCCGATCCGCATCTTCCACATCCAGCCCGGCGCCGGCGCCACCGAACTGGATGCGCTGCCCGCCCAGCCCCCGCCCGTGGGCTTTTACTGGGTGGCCTGCACGCGCGCCGCGCTGCAGCAGGAGCTGGCGCGCCTGCAGGCCATGATCCAGACCGTCACCGGCCTGCAGCTGGTCGATCTGCACGTGACCGACCTGCTCAGCACGCAGCTGCCCTCGCACTACGACTACACCTCGCAATACGACCTGCTGGTCATGCGCCAGCTGGCGGCAACCGAGGGCCAGGCCGAAGCGCCCCTGCCGCGCACGGCGCGCGGCGGCCCGCCGGTGCTGCGGCGCATCGACACCAGCCCGGTGGCCCTGGTGGTCTTCGACGCCCTGCTGCTGTCCGTGCATCCGCACGACTGCACGGTGCGCGACAGCTACGCCAGGCGCCTGACGGCCCCGCCGCCGCCAGCGCCGCCACCCCTGGACGCCGACGCCGCCGAGGCAGCGGCAGACACCCTGGTATGCGAACTCAGCACCGGCGCCCCGGTGGCCGGCGTGCGCCTGCCCGGCAGCACCGCTGATCTGATGCTGCGCCTGGTCAACCAGATCGTGGACAACTACCTGGAGCTGCGCCGCGACCTGTCGCGCCAGCTCGATCACTGGCAGGTCGCGCTGCTCAACCCGCGCGGGCGCTTCAACCACTGGCGCTCGCTGATGGTGGCGCGCCTGGCGCTGCACCACCTGGCCGACATCTGCGAAGACCAGCGCGCCGCCCTACAGGCCTGGAGCAGCGCCCTGGACGGCGGGCGCATGGCCTGCGACGACGGCCTGGCGCAGCGCGAGCTGGAGCTGCTCAAGGTCAGGAGCCGCGACGTGCTGGAGCACATCGCCCGCGTGGCGCAGCACGTGCGCCGCCTGGAGCAAAGCACCGAAGCCGCCGTGCAAATGCATTTTTCCGTGCAGAACAACCGCACCAACGACATCATGCGCGTGCTCACCGTGCTCACCGCCGTGTTCCTGCCGCTGAACCTGATCGCCGGCATCTTCGGCATGAACTTCGAGGTGCTGCCCTTCGTCGAACTGCACAACGGCTTCTGGGGCGCGCTGCTGGCCATGCTCCTGATCGCCGCCGCGCTGACGGCGTACTTCTGGCGCAACCGCTACCTGGCGCAGACGGACGTTGAGCGTTGA